One Clostridium sp. CM027 genomic window carries:
- a CDS encoding ATP-binding protein, whose translation MIHVFCGKKGSGKTKALIKLANQSVDKVKGNIVYIDDDTKATLQLGTKMRLVAINEFNLKSHDDFYGFLCGMLSRDYDIDTIFVDGVFNIIDDKLEHTAQLFSKMDILANKYNLEFYVNIGCECLNPPQFLKNYIT comes from the coding sequence ATGATTCATGTATTTTGTGGTAAAAAGGGTTCAGGTAAAACTAAAGCTCTAATTAAATTAGCCAACCAGTCCGTTGATAAAGTTAAAGGAAACATAGTATATATTGATGATGATACTAAAGCTACGTTGCAATTAGGTACAAAAATGAGACTTGTAGCAATAAATGAGTTCAATTTAAAAAGTCATGATGATTTTTATGGATTTTTGTGCGGTATGCTTTCTAGAGATTATGATATTGATACCATCTTTGTTGATGGTGTATTTAATATTATTGATGATAAACTTGAGCATACGGCACAATTGTTTTCTAAAATGGATATTTTAGCTAATAAGTATAACTTGGAATTTTATGTGAATATAGGTTGCGAATGCTTAAATCCACCACAATTTTTAAAGAATTATATCACATAA
- a CDS encoding Ger(x)C family spore germination protein, producing the protein MNKYKKTLVIICIIMNCFTMTSCFSYKDINKVLFISALVIDADNTGNPILYAEAFKGVRGTSPQGADQRILFKATGKTMFEAVRNMNATSSYKLNYTQNSAIIFTQKAAEFGVDNFIDFMDRDQEFLIRPYITVYQGDPQELMKLNMPEDKYIGSFVVQLIENIGASSRAVKLSLNEFYNQRKIGDKVNVVPIIDIPKDSLEGTLEVNGGAVIKDDKMVGVLQRDEGLGFNFLMNTILGGTLETTNPCDTNKFITLEILKSKTKTEISYDNNIVHLKKKIKVKVDLAEAQKEITLTKENISKIEEQSEENILKACNNMFAKYKALNMDIFDITEQFHAKYPKIKNDDIIKKTELKVEVEVKIMNTGVVKNF; encoded by the coding sequence ATGAATAAGTATAAAAAAACATTAGTAATAATATGTATAATAATGAATTGTTTTACTATGACATCATGTTTTAGTTATAAGGATATTAATAAGGTTTTATTTATTTCTGCATTAGTAATAGATGCAGATAATACCGGTAATCCTATATTATATGCTGAAGCTTTTAAGGGAGTAAGAGGAACATCACCTCAAGGAGCGGATCAAAGAATCTTATTTAAAGCAACAGGAAAAACAATGTTTGAAGCTGTCAGAAATATGAATGCTACTTCTAGTTATAAATTAAACTATACACAGAATAGTGCCATAATATTTACTCAAAAGGCTGCAGAATTCGGTGTTGATAATTTCATAGATTTTATGGATCGTGATCAAGAATTTCTTATAAGACCGTATATTACAGTATATCAAGGAGATCCACAGGAACTTATGAAGCTAAATATGCCTGAAGATAAATATATTGGATCATTTGTAGTGCAACTTATAGAAAATATTGGAGCATCTTCAAGGGCTGTAAAACTAAGTTTAAATGAGTTTTACAATCAAAGAAAAATTGGAGATAAAGTAAATGTAGTACCCATAATAGATATCCCAAAAGATAGTTTAGAGGGGACTTTAGAAGTAAATGGCGGAGCTGTAATTAAAGACGATAAAATGGTTGGCGTATTACAAAGAGATGAAGGGTTAGGCTTTAACTTTTTAATGAACACTATTTTAGGTGGTACTTTAGAAACAACTAATCCCTGTGATACTAATAAATTTATTACTTTAGAAATATTAAAAAGTAAAACTAAGACAGAAATCAGTTATGATAATAATATTGTTCATTTGAAAAAGAAAATTAAAGTTAAGGTGGATTTAGCAGAAGCTCAAAAAGAAATTACACTTACAAAAGAAAATATCAGTAAAATTGAGGAGCAGTCAGAAGAAAATATTTTGAAAGCCTGCAATAATATGTTTGCAAAATATAAGGCATTAAATATGGATATTTTTGATATAACGGAGCAATTTCATGCAAAATATCCAAAGATAAAAAATGATGATATTATTAAAAAAACTGAGCTAAAAGTTGAAGTTGAAGTGAAAATAATGAACACAGGGGTTGTTAAAAACTTCTAA
- a CDS encoding helix-turn-helix domain-containing protein yields the protein MDSKKISILLKRDEGTKLDFKQRIDILIESGKRELAKDICAIANSRGGRGYLVIGVEDKTKKIIGIKVCDFKEEQLQQIISSRCEPPIPVSLDFVTFQSKNLAIITIYDGGQRPYQLRENGAFYIRRGSTTDTMRKEELISCLQENLSLNIETIPIVNSGISSLDFNIINKYFLNKGILVNDNSRLGFMDNAGITFIERDYNKRVVTLGGLLVFSSINSIYLPHNMIKIVNKVNDNFDEVIIVQGNLLDMLDRTEEFFKNIFPVNYPIAAVYEAVKNAILYRDYTIFYKEIEIVVSYNSVSVFSPGNLLFSTEINTHNYLKRNMWIYDKLIALDDRKRFIKSGRGFARMKKDFSKYGKVIFVDSKDDNTFKVIFPGIKNFI from the coding sequence ATGGATAGCAAAAAAATTAGCATATTGTTAAAGAGGGATGAGGGTACAAAATTAGATTTCAAGCAAAGAATTGATATATTAATAGAAAGTGGGAAAAGAGAATTAGCTAAAGATATATGTGCTATAGCCAACTCCCGTGGAGGAAGAGGATACCTTGTTATTGGAGTAGAGGATAAAACGAAAAAAATCATAGGTATTAAGGTATGTGACTTTAAAGAAGAACAGTTACAACAAATTATAAGTTCAAGATGTGAACCGCCTATTCCAGTATCGCTAGATTTCGTAACATTTCAAAGCAAAAATTTGGCGATTATAACTATATATGATGGTGGTCAAAGGCCCTATCAATTAAGGGAGAATGGTGCATTTTACATTAGGAGAGGTTCCACAACAGATACTATGAGAAAAGAAGAATTAATTTCTTGTTTACAAGAAAATCTAAGTCTCAATATCGAAACTATACCTATTGTAAATAGTGGTATTAGTAGTTTAGATTTTAATATAATTAATAAATACTTTTTAAATAAGGGCATTTTAGTAAATGATAACAGTAGATTAGGATTTATGGACAATGCAGGAATAACTTTTATTGAAAGAGATTATAATAAGAGGGTAGTAACACTAGGGGGATTATTGGTATTTTCTTCAATTAACAGTATCTATTTACCGCATAATATGATAAAGATAGTAAATAAGGTAAACGATAACTTTGATGAGGTTATAATTGTGCAAGGGAATTTATTAGATATGCTAGATAGGACAGAAGAATTTTTTAAAAATATATTTCCAGTAAATTATCCTATTGCTGCAGTGTATGAGGCTGTAAAAAACGCAATACTTTATAGAGATTATACTATATTTTATAAGGAAATTGAAATAGTGGTAAGCTATAACAGTGTAAGCGTATTTAGTCCAGGTAACCTATTATTTTCAACTGAAATTAATACCCATAATTATTTAAAAAGGAATATGTGGATATATGATAAGTTAATAGCATTAGATGATAGAAAAAGATTTATAAAATCAGGAAGAGGATTTGCACGAATGAAAAAAGATTTTTCAAAATATGGTAAGGTAATATTTGTAGATTCAAAAGATGATAATACTTTTAAGGTGATTTTCCCAGGGATTAAGAACTTTATTTAA